The sequence gtgatcagctagtcAGACATAATACAAGCTGAAAAATTTCCCTGCATTAATTcgtgtttgaactagagcagatcttttgaaaaaacatccagtcttaatTTAAAGATTTTCTGTAGGACTGTCGATTAATCTCAGTTGACTCACATGGTTAACtccaaaaaattaactgtgattaaaaaaaaaattgcaattaatagcactgttaaacaatagaataccaactgaaatttattaaatattttggatgttttcctacattttcaaatatattgatttccattacaacacagcatacaaagtgtatagttctcactttattttttattacaaatatttgcactgtaaaaataaacaaattagtatttttcaattcacctcatacaagtactgtagtgcagtctctttatcatgaaagtacaacttacaaacgtagattttttttttgttacataactgcactcaaaaaatgtaaaactttagagcctacaagtctactcagtccaaccttgttcagccaattcctaagacaaacaagtctttttacatttgtgggagataatgctgcccgcttcttatttgcagtgtcacctgaaagtgagaacaggcattcacatttcaaagtatttacatgtcagatataaCTTAGATAATTTTTAAACATGCATATGCCCACTCatgtttcagccaccattccagaggacatgcttccatgctgatgatattcatttaaaaaaatgctttaattaaattggtgactgaactccttggggagaattgtatgtctcctgttctgttttacccccagtctgccatatatttcatagcAGTCTCGGATAATGACCTAGCACATGgtgcattttaagaacactttcacagcagatttgacaaaacacaatgaaggtaccagtgtgagatttctaaagataactacaacactcaacccaaggtttaagaatctgaattgccttccaaaatctgagagggacgaggtgtggagaatgctttcagtagtcttaaaagagcaacattccaatgtggaaactacagaacctgaaccaccaaaaaagaaaatcaaccttctgctggtggcatctgactcagatgatgaaaatgaacatgcgtgagtccgctctgctttggattgttattgggCAGAacccatcagcatggatgcatgtattctgaaatggtggttgaagcatgaaggacatgaatctttagtgcatctgtcacgtaaatatcttgcgaggCCGGCTACAACCATGCCAGGCGaacccctgttctcactttcaggtgacattgtgaacaagacatgggcagcattatctcctgcaaattgtaaccagactttgtctgagcgattggctgaaatcggactgagtggacttgtaggttctaaagttttacattgttttattttttaatgcaattattttttgtacactattctacatttgtaagttcaacttttatgagaaagatattgcactacagcacttgtgttaggtgaaatgaaatatactatttcttttgtacagtgcaaatatttaataaaaaataaatataaagtgagccatGTTACACTTTGtcactatatttgaaaatgtagaaaacatccaaaactgtttaaataaatggtattctattattgtttaacagtgtgactaATCATAATTTTtctaattgcttgacagccctaattttcagtgatggaaaatccattgCAACCCTAGTAAATTATgctcactgttttaaaaaaaagattgtgcCTTATTTTAGTCTGagtttgtctaacttcagcttccagctgttggatcttatgcctttgtctgctagtttGAAGAGCCTTCTATTATTAAATTTCTGTTCCTTATGTGgctacttacagactgtgatcaagtcaccccataaacttctctttgataagataaACAGCTTGTTCTCCTTGAACCTTTCACTGTAAAGCCTGGTTTCCTAGCCTTCAATCATGCATGCTGCCTCAGGGCGTTAGGTGCTTGATTCTCATTGACATTCAATGGGATTTGAATgaaggccagatttgtaaagggtATTTCAGCACCTGAATATGCAGattgatgcttttgaaaatccctttatACACTTAAATACCTTCAAAAAATCCAGCCCTAATTCCATTAAGTCCCTTTGAAAGTCTCTTAGCTGTTTTAAATGATAGTTTCTCTCTAGTGTATATTAATAATTTTGTTTGGATCTATGAATTGTCCATATTTAAGGCATTTTAAAGATGCCTGTCAATCTAGGATTTATGTGTTAATACAGTCATTCAAATTTTCATAGTGATATTTAGCAAATTCAGTTATACCAACTCCCTTTCAGGCTCCTTTGGAGCTACTTACACATGTTTATAGGAGTCTAATGTGGTCTAATTTGTATTCTGGTTCTCCATTGCTCTGCCCTGTGTGTTTTCATTTACAGTGTGCAGAgtggtataaaatgctaccagatcagaatggtTTACATtgctgtaaatgactgcacaaggtcgAGGGAAGCACAGCAGGTCCTCTGCCACCAGAAGAAAGTAATTTAAAGCAGGGTTATGGCTAGTAAAGAAGTGGAACTTAAACATCTTCTAACTCCTAGCTTGCAAGTTACACCAAACTTGGGACTCCCATAGACTTTGATAGTGTAGGTGCAAGTAGGTTTAAGCTGGAGGGGGCCATGTTTCTATGCCAGTGTAAGGGGTTCTAACATGCCACCTCTGAATATGTCACCGGGTATCTAGAGGAAGGCAAATGCACAGAGTTATTAGACCCAGCTGCTTCAATCCAAAAAGCATGGTGGTCTTGGAAGAGTCACTAACTCAAGGTCCTGTGATGCATTATAGTAGCAAGAGAATGGGCTCCATGCAAAGCTCATCAAGTCATGGAGCAGGGAGGTCCTTCTGTGCAGCTCTGGGCACTTCATTACCGGAAAGTTATAGACaatttatagcatcagaggggtagccgtgttagtctggatctgtaaaaagcaacaaggagtctgacaaagtgggtattcacccacgaaagcttatgctccaatatatctgttagtctttaaggtgccacaggactctctgttgctttttacagacaaTTGATAATGTTCCAAGAGGAGCCACAGGAATGGGTGAAAACCGGGAGGAGGGCTGAGCGTTGTCTTTCTCTTAGCATCTAGCCCTTtccactttacaaacattcattcaTTAAGCCTCTCTGAGAAGTAGGTCAGCACCAGTATCCCCATCTGACAGAAGTGGTGGATCCCCCTATCGCTTATAACTGGACTGTACAAAGCATCGAGCGACTCTACAGGGAGGGCCCTGGGCTGGCTTGGGAATGAGCTAGGAcccaataggtcttttccatcgcTAGTCTATGTGTCGCAGTGTCTCTTGTTGCAGTGACACAGAAAAGTGGTGACAGAATGGAGCCATAGCGATTCCATTAAAACACAGATGCTTGATGAATGAATAAATCTCAGAGCAGTATCTCAGCTTGGTGGCCCATGGAGGTAAAAGCTGTTAGACGTTCCCAGACAGTTCTATTCCTGTTGCCTCCTTGGCACTTGAGACAGTGGTAGGAGTTAAATGACCATGAGACGGGCCATGTGCCCTTCAGTTAGGTTCAGAAACGGAAATGATAAATGGTTGTCTCCCTGCCTGAAAGGGGGCTAGTTTGTGGTAGAAACAACCAGCTAAAATGGAGGCAACTAGAAAAAGAATGATAGAAATGCTTGTATGGAAATAGTTCCTTATATAAAGGGTTAAAACGTCAATCTTATTATTGTCTTAAGGTGCTAGAACTTAGCTGTCTCCGGCCTCCGCAGTATAAGCCCAGTTGCTCAGTCTGATAAGCAATCAGCTTTGTCAGCCCAGCACGGCAGGGGATCAGCACTGAAGCAGCTTGTGCCCATGGAGGCTGAAGGTGGGGTGCTTTTGATCGCCTCTTTACGAGTATAGGGAGCTTTTCTTAGCACGCGCCCAATGGAAGCATTACCATGAAATCAAAGCTGTCAACCCTCAGGCTGTCATTTTGAGGATCTCTGGTGTGAAATGCCAGGTACCATGAAGCAAGTGGGGAAGAGGCGCGCAAGCCTCTCTGCCAGTCTGAAAATCGGGGACCACCGTGGGTGTTGTCAGACGCCAGAGGAAGAAGAGGTCTACTTCCCGTTTGCACAAGACAGTGTGGTGAAGCAGTGGAGCTCCATGCACAATGTGACTGAGAGGAGCCAGGAGAAAAGCCAGGATCCTCCCCGACAGAGCAGATGCTTCCTCAACATCAACGTTGGGGGCAAATCTTTCCAGATTCCTTACAAAATGGCTGCCCGTTTCCCCATCACCAGAATCGGGAAGCTGGCCATCTCCACGGACCCCATGAAGAAGCTGAAACTTTGTGATGACTACTCGGTGCAGAGAAATGAGTACTTCTTCGACCGAGACCCTTTAATCTTCCATTACATCTTCCATTTTTACCGCAGCGGGGTCCTGTGGATCATGGATGAGCTGTGCCCCACTAACTTTGTGGAGGAAATTGAGTACTGGGGTATCCACCTGAAATATTCCCAGCGGTGCTGCCGGATCCTGTTTGAGGAGAAGCAAGATGAGCTCAAAGAGTGCCTGAAAATACAgcgggagctggaggcagagctagAGCCCATGGAGCGGGAGGAGAACTTTGAGGGAAAGTGTCTGGGGGAGTTCCGAAAGGCTGTCTGGAACCTCACTGAGAAACCCTACTCCTCCACCCCTGCTAAGATCATCGCTGTCATGTCCAGCTTCTTTGTGCTGATCTCCATTGTAGGCATGACGCTCAGCACAGTGGAGGAGATGCAGCTCAAGACTGGGaaggcattcatggagcagctggagaCCATCTGTGCCGTCTTCTTCACCTCCGAGTACCTCATGCGGCTTATATCCACAGCCACCTTTCCGAAGTTTCTGCGGGCAGCGTTCAATGCCATTGACCTGGTGGCCATCCTGCCCTTCTACATCCAGATTCTCTTTGAGCACCTGGATGAAGGGGATGCACTTTACCACGAGGAGCGTCACAAAATGGAGAGTGTGGGCAAGCTGGGGAAAGTCCTGAAACTCATCAAACTCATGCGGATTTTTCGCATCCTCAAGCTAGCACGTCACTCCACTGGCCTGAGGGCCTTCGGCTTCACCATGCGCCAGTGCTACCAGCAGgtgtgctgcctcctcctcttcatTGCGCTGGGCGTTTTCACTTTCTCGGCTTTGATGCACTCTGTGGAACATGATGTCCCCGGCACCAACTTCACCAGCATCCCTGATGCCTGGTGGTGGGCAGCGGTAAGATGCAGTCACCCCACGTAAAGGGAAATGTGTGGGTGGGGTACACATGGGCAACTGAATCTGCTGGGGCTGCCATAGGGACATTCGCCACCTCTGCTGGCCAGAAGTCTCCCCCAATGTGAGCAGTAACTGCTGGGCTCAGGCCTGAATACAgaggctgcccagtcccctgctgACTCTGGAGGGGGAAGCTGGCGACTGGGAGTTTGGCAGCAAAGCACAGTACATGGGTCCCATCAGGGAGTGAGACACCGGGCTTGGGGGCTCCTGCCTCACAGCACAGGACACTAGCCGTGGTGTCAGGGATACCCAGGTGGGGACAGGCAGACGGACCTGGCTCTGTGACACAGCAGTTCAGCGAACTCAAGGACAGTGAGGAGCTGTAGCTGAGAACCAAACCCTGGCAGAGCTAGCGTCTAACCAGACCGATGTGAGCCAGGAACTGAGAGCCTTGGCCAAGGAAGCGCAGGACACTCATGCCCCAGGCATCACGACCATCCATGCAGCACTGGGAACATGCAGAGCACCACGTCTAGTTATTGGGGTAGGGTGCTAAACCCTCAGGATCCAGGAACAGTGAGCATCTGTGACTGGTACTCATGGCGCCCATTCTCTAGGACACAGGGAAGGGAGTTCCTGCACAGCACACGGCAGGAGGGATAGGGCAAGAGGGACACAagcagcagtgcctgggattaTGCTGGAGAGGAGAACTGTGTCTGGGGCCACCAGAAGGAGGGGGAGGGTAAACCCGGATCAATGTCAGAGCCGGTGACAGGATGGAGGGGTTGGAGATCAACTATGAAGGGGTTTGGGCCAGGGGTCATGAGCAAGGGGCACACAAGTCAGGTTGCAGCCTAGGTATAAGGGGGATGCACAGATTAGGATCCTGGGGACTGAGGAAGGTACATGGATTTGTCGGGCTCATGCAGGGGAAGGGAGACACATGGCTCAGCCCTGGGCTCGCAGGGTCTAATGAGAAAATGCGCAGCTCAGAACCCAAACATGGGTCTACGAAGGGGAAACAGATTGGCCTGGGTTTGTGCAGTGGGAGAGCGACACAGGTTGAGTCTGGGCTCATGGGGGATGAGTGGAGAAACCATTCTGGCCTGAgcttgggtgggggaagaggggcccAGACTGGGGCATAGGGAAGGACTCTTATATCTCAGGTCCAGGGAGGTGTTTATAGAACCTTGTGTGGTACGGGGGTCACACCAAGTTATGGCCAGTGATTCCCATGCTAATGAGCACCATTGAAAATCTGCTGCCCTTGTAttagcacacagcaggcaggaaATCAGTTAAAGCACTGGAGACTGAAGGGTTAACCAGGGCTTTCCTTTCAATAGTTTGTCTCCCTTCCCTGCAGGAGTGTGGTGTCTTTTCTAGGGGAGAGCCCACAGCTTCCTGCTCTTTCTCAATGGAATCGGAAGTTCCTGTGGGGATGCACATTGGGTCAGAGATTATTCTGAGATGCTAAAGTCCACTCTTGTCTCTTTCAAAGACAAGAGctcaaaggaaaaagaaaagagaggaacGCTCAGCTCAGCTGCTGAGAGAATTACAGATGTagtagcaaaaagaacaggagtacttgtagcaccttagagactaacaaatttatttcagcataagctttcgtaggctacagcTCACTACgagttttttcatgaagttgatggatttccactccatttcTGCCTCTCAGAGTTGGCAAATTTTTACCAGGTTTGGGCTAAAGGGATGTGCAGAGCTGGCCATGGGCTCACAGTCAAAGGTGCTGCTGTCCTGGCCAACTAAACCagattctgatttgacagaaggAAAGAGGTGAGGGTGGGAAAATTCCCTGCCAGTGAGTGGGTGTGATCAGGAATCTCAGGTTCACAGCCCTGGAGTTAACCAGACACATGCAGTGACGGTATCTGaatctctgggctgggctggtcaGGACATCTGTTAGGGTTAGGAGAGTGGAGGCCTAGCAGGATGATGGTCCATTCTGGGTACCGGGAATGGATGACAGAACTCACTCCTTGTCCTGAAGCACGAAGTCCACTCCAGCCTGTCAGGCCAAGCTTCAGCAAGTGACCCTCTGAAAATCCATGTCTAAAATGTCTAGGCGGCAGTAATCTCACCACGTCCAAACTGCACAATCAAAACACTGAGTCAGTGATTCTATTTATGTTCCTTTCCTGTCGTTGGTTTGTTTCCTGTCATTCTAACACCATCTTGGTTGGTAGGAAAACCGTAATTTTGCGACCTCTACAGTAGCCTTGAAGACCCTCAGTGAATTACTGTATCTGAAGCACATCTCCTTTGTGCTGAACTCCTGGGGCCTGGTATACCAGTGCCCTGCCATTGCTTTGTGCAGCCATTTATTTACTCCAGGGCACGGTGGGTGTGAAACTCTGCCATCCTGATCTGGAGGCATCTGTCACGCACCTTTCACTGTCCTGAGCATTGACACAAGGGGTGGGAGATGGGTGGGTGGGAATCAGCCCCGTGTCTCCTAGAAGCTTTTGAAATAAACTTTTGTCACCATTCACCAGATTTGGGCagttaagggcttggctacacttggaagTTGTTTCTGATTAAGGTGGAGCGTTGATGTAAAGTGCAATAACTGTCTTAGTTCTTTCCAGAATAAGAGTCTACACATGGAGCTAATCAGGAACAGCTTCCTGCGTGTAGACGAGCCCATGGGATTTAGACATCTGCAGGACAGAAGCTAAGAAGAAGGggagtgttgtagccatgttggtcacaagctcttttattggagcaacttctgttgggcagagagacgagctttcgagCTCCACAGAGCTAGACCGGAAGAAGAACAAACTAActaaaagtttattaactaggagAAAGAAATGAGAATTATGTGTGAGGTTAAAGCAGGTCAGCACACACACCCAAATGAGGTACAGGCAGGTTTCAAAAGGTTTCAAATTACTAGAAATTTCTGTAGTAAGCAGACTCTGTATCATTTGGGGCTAATCCAGGCAAAACAGGTgggcttatgcttagaaatcttgccCCTTAGAGTACAAGCAGCATAGGAATCCAGCTTCTCCTTGTCAGGAATTTTTATTTCTTCTCCCCACATCCAAAGTGATAGAACAAGTGTTGGTGCCTGACTCCTCTTCATGTGAGTGGGGAGGGCAGTCAACAAAGTCTATGTCCTTTTGATGTCTTACcatggctcatttggtttcaaaGGCCGGCTTGTCTGCAGGCCTGTCACTTTACTCCAGGGGTCCCCCCTCTTACCCCTGTCCATGCCCCCCCCCAggaatgggagtggggctgcagctccAGGAGAGGGGGCACCTGGACTGGGATAAGGAAGCTGAGGCTGGGGTCACAGCTGGGGGCGGGAATGGCGCCCCGGGTGCAGGGACAGCAGCTATGGACAGAGCCGGGGTCAGGAGCGCAGCTGGGTGGTGCTGCCTCCCTGGCCcccgtgggggctggcccaggcaccagccacacacccagctgTAAACGATTGTTTACACAGTTTCAGGGCAACTGGTCCCTCAGGGTCTTCTACTCTTAGGCTTTTGactcccagccatcacctctcttgggaggTGACCCGCGACTCACTCCCTCCTGACCGGGGTATTTCCAGGccacacagttccctgcctacattgtgatatccccagcaagccaggctgtgctttgctttctctccagaggctatgaccagtgttttgcctgcagtcacaagttaccacacaactctttctaagcaagcaccttTATTCTTATGGTGAAAGcgttacagagaaaacacattaaaaacagtAGAAGAACCTACACACATCCTGAAACACTTATGAGAGGTCATCGCCCAATTCCAAATGTCGGCTCTGGTGAGAGTCAGTACTTCAAACCTCACGGCTGAGTTTTCCCCATGGTTACAATTTCATAACTGTCTCGGATACAGAGCCAGAGCACCAGCTAGGCAGTTCAGCCATTTCTTTCACAGCTTGGTGTTTGAGCTTCAGTCTCCAGGAACAGGTAACAACAAATAATCACCCTTTTCTTAGGACATAGCTAAGTCTATTCATACCTGGCACATTTTCAATATAGTCCTTTGAACTCCTAAGTCACATCTGTCACATCTCCCCCTAGAGAGATTACATCCAATCCTGGCCCATCCTAAAACAAAGCCATTCagttaatacaatggaccccaaacaTACTTAAACTTAAGTGGATAATGTCTCCCAAGGATAAGCAGGAAATTGCCGTACTTGTCACACTTGTGATGAAGAGCACAGTGAGCAATTGTTCGTCATGTCCACCAAGAGAAGGACAAGAGGATTTGGCTTGGTTTACCGCCAGGGAGCTCTAGGTTGGAAATTCAGAAAAACTTgctaactctcagggtagttaagcactggaccaGGTTACAAAGGGAGggtgtggaatccccgtcactggagggttttaagaacagactggacagacacctgtcagggatggcttaGGTTTACTCAATGCTGCCTCAGCACTGGGGGACGGACTAGACCCCTTGAGGCCCCTGATTCTATAACTATCAGTACTCAAGCGATTTAGCCATTATCCTCTTTGAAATGAGGGCAGGTTACCTGCCTGGCTGACCCAGCTAACCCGAGTGTGAGGGGCTTATGTGTGGAGAGGAGGGGGTTAGGGACAGCATCCAGGTAAGATCCCACCTAACGCTTCATTGAAGACCTTCCCAGGAATTTGGGTCAGAGAAGGGGAACTCATGGATTGGTGCGTAGCTTTGAGGGCAGAGGGCGGGTGACATATGGGTTGATTCCTGGACCCGTGGGGCTGAGGGCGAACATGGTGTGGTGCCCAGGTGGTGGGGATAAGGGTGACATGGGATAGTGGGTGTGAGAGGGAAAGGCAAGCTGGGGGGAGGAGTGACAAGATGAGGCTGACCCTCAAGCTGGTCGCAGGGTTGGGCCTAGCGGAGACACCTGGAGTGGTGCCCAGCttaggtgtgtggggggaaaggacCCTGGAGGGCTGTGACTCAGCTGTCATGTGCAGGACACAGGATCaggctgtggcagtggggctggggtgagTTTCTCAGTGGTGGGGCCTGGCTCAGAAGCTGAGCAGTCCCGGAGGAGCTTGCTGGGATGTGAGCTCGGGGTGGGGCTGATCGTTTCCCTCTCTCAACCCCCTTCCAGGTCAGTCTGTCCACAGTGGGCTATGGAGACACCGTGCCTGACACAgtgctgggcaggatggtggcGTTCGGGTGCATCTCCTTCGGCATCATTCTCAACGGGATGCCCATCTCCATCCTCTACAACAAGTTCTCCGATTACTACACCAAGCTGAAAGCCCATGAGAACGAGACCAGCCTCACACTCAGGTTCACCAAGAAGATTCGCTTTAAGGAGCGAGCCCTGAAGAAGCTGGCTGAGTGCTGCAGTGGGGATGCCCACGTCCACGGCTGAATGGGCCACCCCGTGGGTCACGTGACCGGGTTACTCTGAGCACCCACCAGGCCACCTGACCTCCCACCCAGACACCTCCCCCACCAGCAGAGCCATCCAACATGGCTACCCCACCCACCACCCAGCCCGCCCGACCTGGGTAACAGAGCTCCCAACCTGACTACCCGGCTTCCCCCCATCAACTTAGTCActggacctcccagcctggctaccccacctccaccctagacacacacacccagctagACGTGGATACTCCACCCTACAACTCAGCCGTCCATCTGGCTATTCTAGACACTCAGCCCCCTTGCCCAAGTAGGCTTCGTGGAATTGCCCACCTACTTCCTGGGCCTGGCCCCTGCACCTCCAGGGAACATGCACATTCGCTGTGAGGGAGACCCAGGGCCGGCGTtagcatttaggcagcctaggcaatcgcctagggtgccagattAATTGGTgagcgccgttttgccggagggggtggcaggcagctccggtggagctgccgcagtgctgcctgcggacagtcggctgctcgcgcggctccggtggacctcccgcaggcaccactgcggcagctcccctggagccgcggaccagcagaccctccgcaggcaccactgcggcagctccactggagccgcgggaccagcacacggggcagcgaaattgccgtctgcctagggcgctcaaacccctagcgccggtcctggggagACCCTGGGATGTAGGAACGCATGAGTGAGAGCAGCAGGTTAGGCCTGCATTTGCAATGTGATACGGCTGCAAAACTGTCCAGGCCATTTGTAGGGCGGAAGCAGAGAGGCGACCGAGCCTCTGCTGTGACCTGCCTGGAATGTCACACTCATTCCTGGACAGCCCAGTCCTGGGGACAGACTGTCAGGgcaggagctcagagaagagcaacaaaaaggacCCAGGGGCTGGAGGGATGGAGTGTGGGGCACAGCTGAAGCTGCCTGGCTTGGCTCAGGGACTTGGGTAGGCCTGAGAATGCTCTCCAAGCCGAGAGGAAGCAGGGAATTAATGTGACCCCTGCAGGCACAATTAGGCTGAATGGAGGAACATTCCCCAGCAGTCAGCTGTATCAGGCTGAGACTTAGTCACCCCCCAGGAAAGCGTggaagccccactgctgctgaGAGAACTAGCTGAGGCAAAGCCAGATAGGATATGCAGCTAAGGGCTgctctgccctgggctgggccCCAGGGCCTGATGGGACATCAAAGGTCTTTTCTAGCTTTTGTGCCCCAGGCAGAACCCAATGGACGCCACTGAGAAATAGTGTCTCTACCCCAAAGAAGCTTTTACAACTGGAGCGCCGAGCCTGGGCCATGGCATAGGGGAAGAGCTGTAGAGCGGGAAGCAGGAGGGGGCCAGGGGATGCAGTGTGGGCGTGGCCATGgatggctgtttgggaaggctgagcctcccccagcctatgatacccactgcccatgctggCTGGGGCAGTGGTGGTGCTGCTGAGCTCTTCTGCAAACTCCCTTTTGGGGGTCGGGGGGCTGTTCTCACGCTGCTGCTCTGTTGGCGCCTGGGAAATCTGTCTGCTAGAGGGTGAGCCTGAGACTGTATCAGCAGGAATGTTCCGCCAATAAAACAGAATGGGACAGTGGGTCATATTCACTGGCAAATGTCTCTGTGCCTGCGCCAGGGAGAGCAGGTTGGCGGAGCCAGTACTGTCTGTAGATTAGCCAGGGGAAGCTGTTTGCAGATATTGGTCACAAGAGATTTTGCAAATTCAAACATAGATTCCCTTCATAGTCTGCCTTCTATGGACCCTGGGCTGAATGTTTTACATGGTACCCACTGCATTCATGGGCAGATCTCTTCTTTTGGTGCAAGAGTCCAGTGATCTCTGTGCGCAGGTGTGTCTGTGGGTGTCTGCTCATGGCCCAGTGTATGGTGGTGCTTGTGCTTTAAACGCCCGGTTGTGCAGACTCAGCTGCCCTTCTGTAGCTGTGTGTGAGGGCGCTCAGCTGTACCCTTCCCTGCATCTTCCTTGTGCGTGAGGAGATTTGCTATAATGGCCAAACCTTGAAGCGTTAGtgggcacagggccggctttaggaagcgcggggcccaattcgaacatttttggcaGGGCCACGGCagggatgacaaaaaaaaaaaagtggaaaaaaaagccattcatttcttccatgtattatttactttccataactatataaataataaaattgtatattatgtacattgcaccatatatgctgttgattggttattaatgactgccgtttcacatgtgtgggtcccagctgttccctgccccccgcattgaagcaggtgtgcagggttactgtcctggaactgcagggacgtggggctggctggaggcagggcaggggctgactggagg comes from Gopherus flavomarginatus isolate rGopFla2 chromosome 24, rGopFla2.mat.asm, whole genome shotgun sequence and encodes:
- the LOC127040025 gene encoding potassium voltage-gated channel subfamily V member 2-like encodes the protein MPGTMKQVGKRRASLSASLKIGDHRGCCQTPEEEEVYFPFAQDSVVKQWSSMHNVTERSQEKSQDPPRQSRCFLNINVGGKSFQIPYKMAARFPITRIGKLAISTDPMKKLKLCDDYSVQRNEYFFDRDPLIFHYIFHFYRSGVLWIMDELCPTNFVEEIEYWGIHLKYSQRCCRILFEEKQDELKECLKIQRELEAELEPMEREENFEGKCLGEFRKAVWNLTEKPYSSTPAKIIAVMSSFFVLISIVGMTLSTVEEMQLKTGKAFMEQLETICAVFFTSEYLMRLISTATFPKFLRAAFNAIDLVAILPFYIQILFEHLDEGDALYHEERHKMESVGKLGKVLKLIKLMRIFRILKLARHSTGLRAFGFTMRQCYQQVCCLLLFIALGVFTFSALMHSVEHDVPGTNFTSIPDAWWWAAVSLSTVGYGDTVPDTVLGRMVAFGCISFGIILNGMPISILYNKFSDYYTKLKAHENETSLTLRFTKKIRFKERALKKLAECCSGDAHVHG